The genomic DNA GTGGGGGTGGAAAAGCAGCTATGTAAATGATCAAGTGGCAAAAAAGCTACACAGAAGTATAGAGAAACAGGTAAATATGTTCTAGCAAACCTCTAGCCTAGCCAGATACAAAGAAAAGTcctaaagtaaagaaaaaaaagcagtattacaTAGGCATTTAGTTTAATTAGACATTTATAAAGCACTCATGATATACAAAAACATCGATCATCTTAAACATGGATTTAATAGATCAGCTACTCACATTTTTGTTGCAAACGCAGAATTTCAAAAATTACGCTATACGCCAAGAAAAGATAAGTCAATAATGTTATATAAACCAGTTATTAGATTATACTCCCCTGACATCCGCCTGCACaactcttctgtttctgtcaAAAAACGAATACATATTAGGCAATATCATCTAAATCATTGTAAACAAAGACTGCTTAAAACAAGTGTAATCAATAACAATATTGTTAACTTGCACAGATCACAACACAGAATGTATGTGTTTAATGAAAGCATGTTGGCTCGAATccgtgttttctttttcaatattgcACTTAATGTTTGCTGTCTTCTGGAGGATTTGAAGGATGAAAGCTTCAGTTAAGATGCAACTGATGCAGACcaagattttactttttatctttttggttAGACAGTCTTCCTTACTTATTTACGCACTAAACAGGAAAAAGTTATAAAATATCAGTGTGTGCATATTAAGAAATAGCAAACATGATCGAAACAGGAATTTTGTCATTATAGCTTCTCTAAAATAACAATGGAAAAATTCTTAGAGCCAAACCAAAAATCATACTGTTAAATCAGACTGTGTTCCATTTCTGCAAGTAGTGCTGAAATTCAAACCAGAGTTACGTCCCATTTAAATACAAATACGGGAAGGAGCAAAGAAACACCAAATAACCCAGTAAAACTGCAATTCTCATTGTAGTCTCTAAATAAACTGATGCTGAAAATCCTGAACTTACATGTCTGAAGTGTACAGGCAGCCAAAACTTTGTAAGCCTCGGCTTTAAGATCTTAcataattttattagaaattgtAGTTTGCAGTTTAAgattccctgggaaaaaaaatgaagccggCAGAGTAGTGAAGAAACCATGCAAGCTTCCTCTTAATTTAGGGATACTTTACTAGTCTCAGTTTGCCTCAATTTTGGGTTGTCAAACACAAGCAGAACAACTCTGTGTAACACATAGGCCAATATTTAAGAAgacaatttaaaataacttaaaataagaTCCAAATGTACAtaatttcctccttccctccatttcAAAATTTAAGCTCTGGACTCAAAACTCAGCACTTGACAATGACCCTCTGTCAGTAAACATTTGGAAAGAGATCATTAGAGCTATATGGCCCCACCTCAGAGAGACAATTTACTAAAAATTCCTAAATTAAATACATAGAAGTGTGACAACGCAAACAATTTGCCTCTTTTTCACAAGACAATTTGATCGTAAAGTCCTTGAATTATTCTAAAAATTACCTCAGGTAACTGAGAATTTTGATCATTGCGATTAACAGGTTTCTTAAGTGTTTTGGtcaaaagtttaattaagcaATATTCTTGGATTAACCAATCCAATGGAATGCAATATGCAAACATTtactttccctctctctttaGGATTATTTTGAGGCCACTTCAAGTGGggtctttttgaaaaatactcaaGTTTTCTGTACCTCACAAAAGAGTAACATCTTCAGATGTTTAGATCTACCTTTCAGTTTTAGACATGAAGTAATTCAATTTCGGGATGTGGTTATTAATGTCAGAAGTGCAATAATAACCTTCTGAAAAGAACATGGTTCTGCAATGGCTGCCTCTTTCAGTGCGGAAAGAAATTTACTACCCAGGTATACTGGTTTATAATTCGAGAAGTATTTGAATATGAaggttgaaaattaattttcctgacacTATGCCAGGAAGGGTCAAGAAGAATGTTAAAAATGAGATTTAGTTGTCTGAAGGTGAGGCGAAAGAAGCACTTGTCTAGTATCGTCATTTGACTCTAACTCTAGAACAAAGTTTAGTATCACAGAATGTAAAAAGAGTTAGTAATAAAATAATGTACATTTAATATTCCTCTTACTTCTGCTAATAGGAACATAcatatagggtttttttgtttaccaAAAGCCTTTGTAAAGGACCTGATTCTATAGAGCTTCTTTTTTTGTAGATACTGTAAACATTTAGAATTTCTAAGGCTAAAAACAGGCACAAGTCTTCCATGAACAGTTATTATTCCTAAAAGCATTAAGGAATATATTCCAAATCTGCTATTCCTTTTTATAACAATGGAAATAATTGAAATATAACATTATAATTCACAATGCAGattcttaattaaaaaagaaatatagcttAATTGTGACAACAATTAATAATATATAGGGAAtactcctattttttttttttttaaattatctattACATCAAAATTACATTTCCAGAATCTCTGTGCTGGGTGTTACTCAATTTTATAAAGTGGTAAGTTTAAGTAGTGACTAAAACATTTCTAAGTGGGTAAAATTCAACCACGTTACGTCAGCATTATTAGCCCCCTGGCTTTATAATAATGCACGTGAGATCTGCAATATCTGCTTTGCAGACTACGATACTAAAGCCACATGGTAGGTGGCACCTTTTCAAAGACGTTAGACGCTCCTCTCCATCATTTCCATGAGGTGATTTTGTTTTGTGCCTCGTTAAGGTACCTGAGCCAACAGTCTTGTTGCAGGCTGGTTTTTCAAGATTTCAGAGGTTTTTCAACCTCTGTAACAGGTTCCCTTTTGCTGAGCAGCTAAGCGTTAGCCAACACTTCAGCAGACTGATTCCAATATATGTTAGCAGCAATGCATTTCCAGAGACACgttgcaaaaatattaaaagcaattgTCGTCTAGAAGTCCTTTTATCCCTGCACCGGTCTGGATAAAATAACTCACCACCAAGTAATCTTGAATTCATAGATAGGACGCTTGCAGTAATAGTGATTTATCAGGTGTTTATCACACACCCCGATACACTGATGATCCACAGTTATCCCTCTATCAGACAGGTctgtcacaatacagtgcagaaGATCATAGACATCAGCTACAGCCTCCCAGGGGCCAAAAGATACATCTACTTCGCAATGATGTTCAAACAGCTTTGTCTCACTTTCACTCCTTTCAAAACGTAACGAATTGAAATGTGGGCATTCGTAGGGAGTGATGGGCATCTCTTCTTTGAAGACACAGACCTTCAATTTTGCAAatcttgcttttctctgcatAGCTCGAAGCTTTGCTATTTCGATTATCCGTTCCAAATgatctaaaacaaaaaaagttgaaaataactATGAAGCACCTagtaagagaaaacaaatgcaattatttaatgtgaaaaatattactTCAGCACTTAACAAGTTATTCTTAACATAATATTACCAGCAACGGGAAGTATCTAGATATATAGTAATTAAATCAGTCTCAGTTATCTTGTGACTTAGTGTCTTACTATATGCCTAAATTTATTCAATTGCAGTTCCTAACGGAACaaatgcagagggagaaaatcCTTCTCATTTAATAATATGCCTTGCATGTTGTGGCCTAGATCTTGCTCCCTTTTAAGACAGCACAAAAATCCATATCCTTGGGTACAGCAGGAACAAATCTGACACAGAGACCTCGAAGATCTAACGAGCACGAAAGGTACATTAAAAACTTCTCAAATACAACGGAAATAGTTTGACTGCTGAAAGCAGATCTGAAAGCACTGTGTATACTACTTGAATCACCCTAGAAGCAGCAGTCAATACTACTTTGTTTATTTACCTTTGTAATATGGCATTAGGCCCAGGAAAGCTTGTCtaactttttctcctttaagagGCTGGATATCCTCTAGATTGTCGAGCAATGGTCCTATGGAATAATACTGTGCTTCCTTGTAAACTGACCTCACTCGCTCTCTTGGTGGCAGGTCACCAGATCGCAGAAAGTTAAGTATGTCTctaaaaaaaggggcaaaaataCTATTAAGTAACAAGCTTCTACCAGAACTGCCACAggtgagaaaggagagaaaaggctggATATTCATTGTTTATACTATTGAGATAGAAATCCTTACATTTAGACAGTAACTGAAATAACCGTGAGTCATATTTCCAACAtatgtttttaaaggcatttgcCACGTTCAGGTTTCCAAGTCATCGTTTCACATTCTGCTTCTGTTAATGTCAAAATTCACTCAAAACACCCCATCATATTTTCAGCAAAAAGTTCAAGGCGGAGTAACCGCCTAAAATAGAAGAGGGGACAGTATTTCATGGGAAAGAGATTGTAGTCACTGTATTTCAAATTTAGGTCTGTGACAAAATAATCATTTCCATTTTCCTGGAGAATCATATGCGTGGACATTTCATCCCACACAGAACCAGGATTCTAGCTGAATACAGGGTCCTTTTGCAAAGGAGACATTCTCTTCACAGGATCAGGGCCATATACActtgtaataataatagtaatagagAGAACATTTCCTCATAGTTCTTAAACAGCTAAGTGACCAGATTTTTAACAGGTAAAGAAATCACTTTATAAGCATTAAACAAGAAAACTATTATTGACcatatgaaataaaacaagcaTTACTGCAATCTTCATTAGAATGTCAACAAATACAGCACGTGCTAACTTGGCTCTCTGTTCTAGCTACATTTTGAATTCAGATTGATAACATCACAAATTAATTGATTTTCCAACAAAGCGGCAGGCAATTCTAAATTGCCAAAtgtaaagaaacaattattttccaaTAAATATAGTGGCTTAATCTATTTCTGTCCCAGATTATGGCACAATCCAAATGTGCTTTGGAAGTAATTCAACCCTTCTCTGTTGAAGAGGTTAAGTAAACGTCTACAAAGGAGAAACAAGAAATGTAAGTTAAACTGCAAAGTGTGCTTTGGGCAAAGACCTTAACCCATGAACATTAACCCATGAACACTGTTTACCTTTTCTACCAACCTCACACCAACTCAAACAGAATACTAGTAAAATCATggttagtttaattaaaaataaaaaaaaagctaaatacaTAAGAAGGAATCCTGAAAGCAAAAGAATATGGCACTacctgcaaaaataattaaaaaaaatattctttgagcCTTGTGCTTTTTTACCAGTTACATTATATCCTGCTTAAACACTGAAAACATCGTACTTTCTAGATTTAAGAAACCCAGATgcattccttcccttccctctttatCATACATACTGTAATATCAATTAAAAAACAGTGTTGTACAAAAGAGCCTCCTATGAAAAGCAATgacaaatacattcttttttaaaacatcaaaacaaCTTGATACCTTTAAAGGAGATACTCTAGAGACAACgcacaaattcaaaacattacctgtttttcttttcccattgtaAAACTTAGGCCCTTAAGAGTAAAACAAATAGTTTTTTAATTGAAGTACACTCCTCTCTTGAGATGTTTTGAAGGCATGGATGCCAGTCGGTCACATTTACCTACCACACAAATATGATTTaactataaggaaaaaaagttaaaacttattttcctttaaaaataatctttttcagtAACAAGTTTTAAAGCATACTACTGAGGACACTGTACCTACCCAAAGTAGGTTCCATCTCTGTCAATAAAGTATCTGCCTTCAGCATCTGTTGGAATATAGTGTCTTCCACTGAACATAGCCGCCAACATTGTGTCCTCATAACGTCGCAGTGTTGACAGTCTTGTTGTAAAATACATGCCTCCTACGTTTAGTGGAACAACTTCTGGAAACTGCAAAAGCAACCACATCATCAGAAATGAGCCTCTAGCCCTTTGCAGACATGTTCAGGCCAAACGGGTTACAACTTCCAGCAGACACAGCATACAATCTTTGCCACTCTGACTTAACTTGGTCCAACAAATCCTTCTTTCCTGGCCTGTTGCCTCAAGACAGTGAGGTTCAAGGGTTAAAAACCTGAATACTTTGGCTGGCTTCTGGGTGCAATCagtgaatgttttaattttatttggaaacCTAAAAGAGCAGTAATCACTTAGCTTTAATACCAGATATTCATTAAAAGCGTGAATGCCTCCTCTCGGCTCTTTTGgggacagaaaaaacaaaacaaaaccaaccctccctcccccttcaaCACAAACAAACAAGGTAGGAAATCTCAGGGCAAGGTTGGGACTTGCACTCAGATGCTACTCTGCTGGTTCCTTTACACTACACTActatacactgaaaaaaacactGGTTCTGTATTTACGTTAGGTTTATAGCAGGCCTACCATCTTAGTATCACACTGTAAGATGCGTAATGTTAGTATCACACCTCAGCACCAGAACAACACTTCCTTGTTTTTGTAAAGTCCAAGCATGGATAGAAATTCTGAGTAACGCTGTCAAGCTACTGAAGTAAAATTCACGAGACTTAGTTTTATTCAACCATTCAGCTACCAATGGAAATGGAACTGGATATCCATAAATACTCCAACAAAGAAATCCTGAATTCTTTGGCACCTGAGCAGTACGTGCTGCAATAACTGGACGTTATCAGATGAACAGTACCAGAGAGCTCTTACCTGCTGAGGCAGCAGAGGTAGTGCTTGTCCTGCCTGGGTTGCAGTAGGAGTGGCTGGCTCTTGGAAATCATCCTCTGCATCTGAGCTCGACATGGCATCATCCGGGTTTCCACTCACTTTGTTCTGCCCCGTAACTACCACCATCCCTCTGGCTCTCGTAAGCAGGTCTGCTGGGTAGGCAGCCGTGGCAATGCTAAATGGGAAACAAGACCCAAATTACTTAGGCACTCTCCCCACCAGCTGCAGAAGATCACGTGGCAGGCAAGGCACGTAACTCCCCGGCTTTACACAGATCATTTACAATGGCATTTTTATTGCTGGGAAATGAATCACAGCGAGGATGACTATTGTGCTGAGAAACAAACTCAGGGAGGACTGTCTCTGCAGGAATGCAGTttgcagagctgtaccaaggtcCAACAGTCACAGAGCCCCTGCCAGTGGCTGGGTAAGAGACCGGCGTCCATTGGCTGTGCGGTACAGTGCGTGATTGGCTCCGCCACGCTTTTGCAGCAAAATGTCATTTGCTGGGTGAATTTGGGTGGCTGCTGTTCCACCCCGTCCATCGCAATAGGCCATCTGGAGAAACGCATCCTGAAATGCAGGCTCTCATTGGCCGCGCGCGCTGTGCAACACCCCGCACTCCTGCTCCCAACCAAGCTCCCAGTCTGTCACCTTCAGCTGCAAAAGCGGCTCAGAGCCTGCTGTGCACAATGACAGGCACCGTAAAGGCTCTCTGCTCAGTTCTAGTGTTTCCTGTCAAAGGAGAAAATTGAGCTTTCTAACCAGACAGAGAAAACAGACAGTTTCCTGCCCACTGCATCGCCTCACACTGTACACAAATGCACACATCGGATATGCATGTATTTAACTCCTCATACTATATTGTGCATTTACTGATTATTATCCATTTCCCttcctgcacagaaaaaaatgcacagcaACATCAACTACACTGCTTTCACAGTCCATCTTCAACCAGAGGATGGGACAGACTAACAATAAGCTGcgttataaaaataataatcgaAAGTGCAGAGTAGGAAAGACTAGAAACCCTGCTGTTCTCTTTACACTGCATTTTTACGTGAAAAGTACCTCTGTTTCCAGGATTGCTCTGGTGTCTCCAGTGGCATCACAACATCCTAACAAAGAAACTGAACTACTGGAGGTTTTATCCAGCTCTCTAACCCTGCAAGCTGCTTGTCTCACATTGCTATACAtttcaaaaagagaaggaatatttGCACAAGCACATCAGGTACATTTATTTACTGACTAAATAAATGTTTCATAAGGGCTGCTTCCAATCAAAATCAACAAGCAGAAATGACATAAGATTTTAATAGCCATGATTAATTATTCTGTCTTACTAATTCTGCTAATACAGTCATTATGCACATTGTCAGGCTATCTGTATATCTCAGCTCTTAAAGGAAACGCTGCAAGTTCAAAATGAACCCAGGCTGGAATGGCTCCTGGCCAAAACATGCTCTTTAGAGAGCTAATCAGATCAAAACCTCCACGCTCTGTGGGAGTGTACATAGTCTTCGTTCACCAAAATTTGGAGGTGAATTCCAGATCCTGTTAATAACCTAATAAACCTAGATAAGTAGGTACCGTGAtgtttcaaaaatttatttttaaactgcagcttATTAAGAGGTCTGTCTCAGCTCAAGACAAGTATTTAACTTCTCTTCTCTACAGTTCAAAAGATGGACTTTCACTTCATAATCATTTTTCCACCACAGTACAATGCATAAGGCAGGAAAATAAGGAAGGACTTCTCAATGTCCACACCCTATTAGCAATTTTAATATTTGTCCTGAAACAACATCTATTTTGACATCACGAATTATCAAAACAAGTCAACTATGCCTCACAGATAAAGAACATATACACCGTAAATGAAAGATTGTTCTGGTGGGGTCTCCTTTAAGGAGGTAAAAAAATTACCATCAAGAAGCAGTTTGCAGAAGCTTAATTTATAAGATGTATAGTCAAAATTGAGTGTGAGGCTGTATTTACTGTCAATGTATTATTTATAATGCCATTACTTGAAACCAGTGCTTTGATTGCTGTATTTCCAGTTCTCTTAAGACTATTCAAAAGAACTCAAGACTGACCAAAACCGCATTCTTTAATTGTCCAAATTTTTCAAGAATGTCCCATAGCTTCCATGTAAATGGATCATATACTCTGAATAAACAAAATTCAGCTTCATTAAGCATATCAGAATCGCGGACCACAGAACGTGTTATGGGTAAGTTCATCCATTTGGCACTGTACCAAAAAGGCCCTCTTTCCCAGcaatagaagaaaaaggaattaaggttgaagaaaaaggaattattcttcctctttcataATCCCCCTTCAACGTGACACCATGGTTTAGGAAAAAACATGAGAGAGAATAAGTTAATTATGTCACATTCATGAATAATAAGCTTCTTTTCTATTGGAATGTTCACACAAAGCAATCTCCTGGATAGTGACGTTTAGCGTATAAGATCTCAGCCCATAATTAGTCCAGGATTTCAAGAATAAGATTAGTGGCAGTAAAATGAAGAGATTGATCATTGACACGTCTAACCTGTTTTTTGACGTTCATTAAAAGGTAAGAGAAGTTCCTCTCTAGGTTTGCTTCACTTCCTGTTCATCCACAGAGACAGCGTAGTGAAACAGCAGTATGCTGACTGGAACACAGAGCCTTCCTGCAAGAAAAACATACGCTCATCACTGGTCAGTTTTCTGGCATGCAATCTtctgcattttggttttctgcattttggtTCTCTTCGCTTCATGGGGAATATGCATCCATCTGAATACCCTTGCCACTTCAAGCATACGCAATAATTAACTAggcacaaaaatatttctctgttaaatCTCACATTAAAGTTACAggatttgttttgcttatttaaacTAAGTGCatccatttaattttcaaatacgTCTTAGGCCAGATCAACAGATAATTAATGAGAAAACATCACCAAtcagcaaaattatttctaaatcaaATACTTAATTGAACCATACATCAGCACAATCCAGCTCTACCAGAAATACCTCCTTCCAGTTGACAAGCTGCTCCCTGTCATTTAAAAGGCAGAGATTACTTCCCGGAGCTTTGTTATCAACAGTTCAGATACTGTCTCACACACGCACCCCAAAGCAAGCTTACTAAATGAAATGGACCTGGAAGTTTTGCTTCGTTCCCTAGAGAATGATGGCAACCCTAGAGCTGCATTGAGTTTTACTTGATGTTGAGATTCAAAAAAGCTTTTCAAGGCTCTGCTGTTCCCTcaacttttctgtttccttttaaacaacttttcttaaatactttcTAAGGTTACACCGGTGTTGGCAAAGGTACACACCTATAAAAAAGTAACATAATGATTACATGGTCAAACTATTATCAAGGTACTGATGTATGAGTCCACCATAGGAGACCTACACAAACTACTATTCAAAACCAACTGATTggaatgtgtttgttttggggaaataCCAACCAGATTGCTAGGAAGGCTCTCCCTTTTCAAGAGAAACTGAGTCCCTGTGAGGACGCAGAATAAGACGTGACTTAGCAGTGTCTCTACCACAGCATTCTTCAAGAGACTCAGATGCatgaataaagcagaaaagatggGACATCCAGTTAATTCTAATGAATCTGTGTCAGAATAGCGAAGAAACATCCTGAAAAAGGGCAGGgatccctgggctgcagggaaactGTATTATACATTTGACTGTAAAATTCTGGACATACTCAGCGCCTCTAGTCATTAGCAAAGAACAACGCAGAGTATGATGAAGGGATAGCGTAACTCAACTTCTGCATCAGAGAGCAAAGACGTGCCATACAGGAGGATACGATGGGAAACCTCATCACCACAGTCACCTTCTCGGGTAGGAacagggcagcggggaggccgAACGACCAGCAGGTAACAGTCACCCGCTCTGTACTGCCTGGCagcaacaactttttttttttttttttttttacacagaattTCACAGCACGGACAAGCTTTTATGAGCttcaagctgctttccagtttcACCACCGTGAAGCGTGGAGGCACCGCTGGGGCAGCACAGGCCCCCAAGAGAGATCGGAAACCGAGCCAGACGCATGGGTAAGCCAGGTGTCTggcaaattaaatattaattagacAAATAAATATTAACTGCCACTTGGCACCCTTCTAGGGCCTTCTAAACAGCCTAAACGCTAACGGAGTTCACCAGAAAGCGCCTGCAGATGCGGGAGTTGTCTTTCCGTGGTGTGAGGGGGGCAGGCCGGGGTCCTGCCGCCACCTCGCCGGCGGCCCTGGGCCGGGCAGCGGCTCCCCTCAGCGGCCGCTGCAAACCGGCCTTCTCCGACCGCCCCACCCACgccccccgcttcccccggcCGCGGGGTTTTCCCGCCCCTCACCTGACAGGGCGCCGGTGAACGGGCTCATGCCCCCTGCCGGGCCGCGGGGGAAGcgcctgccgctgccgccgcgtctgccgcgcccggcccgccgccgtGCCGCCCGCCAGCCGCCACATCTGCCGACGGAGGGAAAAAGGGCTGTGGCGGGGGGCGGCGCCCCGGCCGCCCAGGAGAGGAGCAGCGGGCCCGCCCGCCCTCACCGGCTGCCCGCTGCCCGctgcggagcggcggggagcgggagcggcCGCCGCGCCCCCGCGTCACGTAGGGCCCATCCGGGTCCcgcgcgggcggggccgcggaGCGGGACTGTCCCCTCACGGGGAGCGCTGCTGCGCCGCTCACACAGCCACGGCCGGgccttggtttggggtttttttcctcgtTTTTGCTCATCCGTGAGGGAAAACATCCCGTAACCCGTCGATTAATTACCGCTGCCGGTACCTCGCTGCCCTCCACCGGGGCCGGTCCCGGGACAAGGCGGCCCGTCCCGGGGGAAGGCGAGGGgcggcaccgcccgccgccggcacTAGGGGATGCTGCGGGCCCGCTTTTGCCAGCAACGGTATTCTCATGGTCGGTAAGAAATGGGTAAATCGGTACCAAACTGTGAAATTAACTTATTTTCCTGAACGCACTTAAGCGCCTGCGTTCACTGTTGGTTTTACAAATAGACgttaatgattctatgatctcaaaATGGAGTtgtaacaacaaaagaaacagaagaaaaccaaaactgtttcAAATCCTAAAAGGCAGACTTTGTAGAAGCACAAGCATTTTGGAAAGTGgatttcttctcttaaaaaaataagagatttcttttctggAAGAATTGATTTCTTCTCTTACAACTGGTGGAGAAAGCTGAGGGCACCTTCAGTATGCCAAGAACCActgaagtgataaaaaaaaaaaaagacaaaaaccatcCCAAAAATCCCTTACTTGAATAATCACGTTCCACTGACTGACAGATGCTCAAAGCTTTAGGATACAAGTTTTCTGGCAGTGTCCAGAAGCAGTTTCAccctttttggttttgaggaaCAAATTCAGTAGACTAAAAATTACCTACTTTTTGCTGCATTAAACAAATCTCACATTACTCTTTTCTACCTCTCAGTAGGATACTCTTACTTTTTCCTCACCACCCAGCTCTTAGAAACAAGCAAAATGCATTCAACTGCAAATTTCAAAGAGAGATCCAAACCCAGGCCATTAGGTCGTACCTTCCATCAATACtttgaattatttaaatcttAACTGAGCCAagacattaataataataataataaatcacatttaaagcatttattttgaaaaataaaatacaaaagatcaTTGAATTGTAATTGTACATGTAatttatcaacttttttttttaaataaaagatatttaacAATTTCCACAtgtgaataaaacaaacaactgtTCCACCAAAAATCTTTTAGGACAAGCACAGACCACTCTTTTGAAAGCTTCATACATTTAAAACCAAActgctataggaaaaaaaaaaaaaaaatctttgaagatgGAGTTTTGTAATTAAGACAGAATAGCAATTTTGGAGACAGGCATTGCTTTGCGctttttaaaaccttaaaaaaaatacttgtgcGAATGTAATACAATTCTACATTAACATCAgtgattttttgcttttgtgggttttttttgtttttaaacaggttTACATGCGCTCACAACAGCAAAATTTTGAACAAAAACAGTATGAAAGAAATGGGGGAGAAGATTCTGAAAAAAGCAGGCCATGAGCAGTACACCTCACTGATCTCAGCAGGACAGTCCTTGTAAGATCGTTTCCATCGAAAAGGCAGCAgtcttttttctaaagaaaaagaaaaattaagttatgTTTGAGCTTTCAGTGTAACATTCTGG from Chroicocephalus ridibundus chromosome 7, bChrRid1.1, whole genome shotgun sequence includes the following:
- the KCTD7 gene encoding BTB/POZ domain-containing protein KCTD7, giving the protein MVVVTGQNKVSGNPDDAMSSSDAEDDFQEPATPTATQAGQALPLLPQQFPEVVPLNVGGMYFTTRLSTLRRYEDTMLAAMFSGRHYIPTDAEGRYFIDRDGTYFGDILNFLRSGDLPPRERVRSVYKEAQYYSIGPLLDNLEDIQPLKGEKVRQAFLGLMPYYKDHLERIIEIAKLRAMQRKARFAKLKVCVFKEEMPITPYECPHFNSLRFERSESETKLFEHHCEVDVSFGPWEAVADVYDLLHCIVTDLSDRGITVDHQCIGVCDKHLINHYYCKRPIYEFKITWW